One genomic segment of Myxococcales bacterium includes these proteins:
- a CDS encoding PAS domain-containing protein, with protein MSERYQRATDILELKDLLQTTLVGLTMDDISENFEVSRRTAERMIGALRDRFPGLRAETREGRKYWSIRTSEETQPSRLPADLEELSHRIDSSGDNVHQSHPVKVAFQGGADDLLENSAVGIFLLDVDFKVVWISRAMERYFGIDRANVIGRDKRKLIRELIRNHLEDPLHFEERVLATYENNTYIEHFRCHVLPGEGREERWLEHWSQPINAGPFAGGRVEHYVDVTQIVLGEDARRHELRSLRSRFQGADESPNAEEVASAIARAIVNPLSNILEIVNNPEVQGPGTVRADAFEEISGLATRIGESIDKMLELTKSERPVFESLKAKSILAPAVHRILPIAAQLGGDVEVTVSPNLEDFEFEADPNLLGCALDELLKNAVEEMPDGGTLLLTADLDEESEQICFSVSDHGPKIGDESRTRPIESSSGTRRGAKGLDLGVSRSVADLHGGELEIDVAISGRSKVILKIPVERR; from the coding sequence ATGAGTGAGCGCTACCAACGCGCAACCGACATTCTAGAGCTCAAAGATCTGCTCCAGACCACACTGGTCGGTCTGACGATGGACGATATTTCCGAGAACTTCGAAGTGAGCCGGCGAACCGCGGAAAGAATGATCGGCGCATTGCGCGACCGCTTTCCAGGCTTGCGAGCCGAGACCCGTGAAGGTCGCAAGTATTGGAGTATCCGCACTTCGGAAGAGACCCAGCCCAGTAGGCTGCCCGCCGATCTCGAGGAGCTGAGTCACCGCATCGACAGCTCCGGCGACAACGTGCACCAGTCCCACCCGGTGAAAGTGGCGTTTCAAGGCGGCGCCGACGACCTGCTGGAAAATTCTGCAGTGGGGATCTTCCTGCTCGATGTCGATTTCAAGGTCGTGTGGATCAGTCGGGCGATGGAGCGCTACTTCGGAATAGACCGAGCGAACGTCATCGGCCGCGACAAGCGAAAGTTGATTCGCGAATTGATTCGCAATCACCTCGAAGACCCGCTCCACTTCGAAGAGCGTGTCCTCGCTACCTACGAAAACAACACTTACATCGAACATTTCCGATGCCACGTCCTGCCCGGGGAAGGGCGGGAGGAGCGCTGGCTCGAGCACTGGAGCCAGCCCATCAACGCCGGCCCTTTTGCAGGGGGGCGCGTAGAGCACTACGTCGACGTCACGCAGATTGTTCTAGGTGAAGACGCCCGTCGGCATGAGTTGAGGTCACTGCGAAGTCGCTTCCAGGGTGCAGATGAATCTCCAAATGCGGAGGAGGTTGCGAGTGCAATTGCTCGCGCGATCGTGAACCCGCTCAGCAACATCCTCGAGATCGTGAACAATCCAGAAGTTCAAGGGCCCGGGACAGTCCGGGCGGATGCGTTCGAGGAAATCTCGGGACTGGCAACTCGAATCGGTGAGAGCATCGACAAGATGCTGGAGCTTACGAAGAGCGAGCGACCGGTGTTCGAGAGTCTGAAGGCAAAGTCGATTCTCGCGCCCGCCGTACACAGGATTCTCCCAATTGCCGCGCAGTTAGGGGGTGACGTCGAGGTGACGGTTTCTCCCAACCTCGAAGATTTCGAGTTCGAGGCCGACCCCAATCTTCTGGGGTGCGCGCTGGACGAACTGCTAAAGAACGCGGTAGAAGAGATGCCGGATGGAGGCACGCTCTTGCTGACCGCTGATCTGGACGAGGAATCCGAACAGATCTGCTTCAGCGTCTCTGATCACGGTCCAAAAATTGGCGACGAGTCGCGAACGCGGCCAATCGAGTCTTCCTCTGGGACTCGACGCGGCGCGAAAGGATTGGATCTGGGGGTCTCCAGATCAGTCGCGGATCTCCACGGCGGTGAACTCGAGATCGATGTAGCAATCTCGGGAAGATCGAAAGTCATTTTGAAAATTCCGGTCGAACGCCGTTAG
- a CDS encoding methylated-DNA--[protein]-cysteine S-methyltransferase: protein MTIEYTYIDSPAGQVWVAWCRDGLVSVDFVDPLEDAQLDPDWEYNADLRCDAVDQLNAYFAGTLREFDLPLVLHGTDFQKRVWRELAKIRYGETTTYGAIAGQLGKPTASRAVGAANGQNPISIVLPCHRVIGKNGKLTGYSGGIDKKEKLLRFERDCLS from the coding sequence ATGACCATTGAATACACGTACATCGACAGCCCGGCCGGGCAGGTATGGGTCGCGTGGTGTCGCGACGGTTTGGTTTCCGTCGACTTCGTCGACCCACTGGAGGACGCGCAGCTCGATCCCGATTGGGAGTACAACGCAGACCTGCGCTGCGACGCGGTCGATCAACTGAACGCGTACTTTGCGGGCACTCTGCGCGAATTCGATCTGCCGCTGGTCTTGCACGGAACCGACTTTCAGAAACGCGTCTGGCGAGAACTCGCAAAGATTCGCTACGGCGAAACAACGACGTATGGCGCGATCGCCGGGCAACTCGGCAAGCCAACCGCTTCGCGGGCGGTCGGAGCGGCCAACGGGCAGAACCCCATTTCGATCGTGCTGCCGTGTCACCGCGTGATCGGCAAGAACGGCAAGCTCACCGGCTACTCCGGGGGGATCGACAAGAAAGAAAAACTCTTGCGCTTCGAGCGCGACTGCCTGAGTTGA